The following coding sequences lie in one Arachis ipaensis cultivar K30076 chromosome B03, Araip1.1, whole genome shotgun sequence genomic window:
- the LOC107630542 gene encoding protein MARD1-like has protein sequence MSIMPMAELKIQIPPLPPEGERVFKGCVSASELELMELFEDYTCMIFHCPNPRNTHIFDNCIIQSTPSVSPKLDASTWYPSHSFLTVCFICNKNLGHGKDIYMYRGERAFCNNECCYQGMLMEEEINKLEAEEAVYGT, from the exons ATGTCAATTATGCCAATGGCTGAA CTGAAGATTCAAATTCCTCCCTTACCACCAGAAGGTGAGAGGGTGTTCAAAGGGTGTGTATCTGCCAGCGAGTTGGAACTGATGGAACTCTTTGAGGACTACACATGCATGATTTTCCATTGTCCTAACCCAAGGAACACTCACATATTCGATAACTGCATCATTCAGAGTACCCCTTCTGTCTCACCCAAGCTAGATGCTTCTACTTGGTATCCTTCTCACTCCTTTCTCACTGTCTGCTTTATCTGTAACAAGAATCTTGGGCATGGTAAAGACATCTACATGTACAG GGGTGAGAGAGCATTTTGCAACAATGAATGCTGTTACCAGGGGATGCTGATGGAGGAAGAGATCAACAAATTGGAAGCTGAAGAGGCTGTTTATGGGACTTAG
- the LOC107630541 gene encoding CASP-like protein 1B1, producing the protein MASTGNKSNGEKEELGFSSSSITNETKAKKDWVLLSLRVVSVLATASATIVMTLNKQTKNLVVATLGTTPITTTITAKFNQTPAFVFFIIANGNACLHNLVMIAVDLLGPRYDYKALRLALIAILDMMVVALASAGDGAATFMSMLGRNGNSHARWNKICDKFETYCDRGGAALIPSFIGFIILLIITVMSIIKLLKPNRINHALILN; encoded by the exons ATGGCCTCAACAGGTAATAAGAGTAACGGAGAGAAAGAAGAGCTTGGTTTCAGTTCATCATCAATTACTAATGAGACAAAGGCAAAGAAGGACTGGGTCCTTTTGTCCCTTAGGGTGGTTTCAGTTTTGGCCACTGCTTCTGCCACAATTGTGATGACACTCAATAAACAGACAAAAAATTTGGTAGTTGCTACGCTTGGTACCACTCCTATAACTACCACTATTACCGCAAAGTTTAACcaaactccagcttttgt GTTCTTTATTATAGCCAATGGAAACGCTTGTCTCCATAACTTGGTGATGATAGCTGTGGATTTATTAGGACCCCGATATGATTACAAGGCACTCCGGCTTGCATTAATTGCAATATTAGATATG ATGGTTGTGGCTTTGGCATCAGCTGGAGATGGTGCTGCAACATTCATGTCAATGTTGGGAAGGAATGGCAATTCTCATGCACGATGGAATAAGATATGTGACAAATTCGAAACCTATTGTGACAGAGGTGGTGCTGCTCTTATACCATCTTTCATTGGCTTCATCATCCTCTTGATAATTACAGTCATGTCTATCATCAAGCTCCTCAAGCCAAATCGCATTAACCATGCTCTGATCCTTAACTGA